The following are from one region of the Procambarus clarkii isolate CNS0578487 chromosome 52, FALCON_Pclarkii_2.0, whole genome shotgun sequence genome:
- the LOC123763666 gene encoding uncharacterized protein, whose translation MSRNKKAARRRGAIFASFFMCCLGASLLAAAMATKNWFESDCKSPIPSSTGHVNFGLFEGRSRLQSIASITHDLKVVCEDGSCMYSCAATKALRIDHLNLVKNHTKHTNFVNEHCQSLEAVRSRPLLEFSLPALSGQSPGEETDPRRLLFSPMALDFLLRRWHSFVDMPLADITVADSIENASTDDATATTPDEATATTTPDVTTPVATTTTPVAITTTPVAESSTLETSTSQTPVDQLEFMDYGLWMGTIVCLSLGMLFAVVGALFAVINTATTPVEAITGVPGLYLWNALAALFNIICVILWAVQFHQHLSGNVLLYDAQDGWTTDGMGVYGYSYWLVVVAIFVHVVNIGIIFMGTHEPKVKEQLQAPDAKGGIMLY comes from the exons ATGTCGCGCAACAAGAAAGCGGCTCGGAGGAGAGGCGCAATTTTCGCCTCGTTCTTCATGTGTTGCCTTGGGGCATCGCTCCTGGCCGCCGCCATGGCGACTAAGAACTGGTTCGAGTCTGACTGCAAGTCGCCCATCCCCAGCAGTACAGGACACGTCAACTTTGGCCTCTTCGAGGGCAGGAGCAGACTCCAGTCAATCGCCTCCATAACACACGACCTCAAAG TGGTGTGTGAGGATGGCAGCTGCATGTACAGCTGTGCGGCAACCAAAGCTCTTCGCATAGATCACCTGAATCTGGTGAAGAACCACACGAAACATACTAACTTCGTCAATGAACACTGTCAGTCTCTCGAAGCAGTTCGGTCTAGACCCTTGCTGGAGTTCTCTTTGCCGGCGCTCTCGGGACAGTCGCCTGGAGAAGAGACTGATCCGCGCAGGTTGCTCTTTTCCCCGATGGCCCTCGACTTTCTCCTACGAAGGTGGCACAGTTTTGTCGACATGCCGTTGGCGGACATTACTGTCGCCGACTCTATTGAGAACGCATccacagacgacgccaccgccacgACTCCCGACgaagccaccgccaccaccacgccCGACGTGACCACCCCTGTGGCCACAACGACCACCCCTGTGGCCATCACGACCACCCCCGTGGCCGAGAGCTCCACCCTGGAGACCAGCACCTCACAGACTCCCG TGGATCAGCTGGAGTTCATGGACTACGGGTTGTGGATGGGGACGATAGTGTGCCTGAGCCTTGGCATGTTGTTCGCCGTGGTGGGGGCGCTGTTCGCGGTCATCAACACGGCCACAACGCCCGTCGAGGCTATCACGGGAGTCCCGGGACTCTACCTCTGGAACGCTCTCGCAG CGTTGTTCAACATTATCTGCGTGATCCTGTGGGCCGTGCAGTTCCACCAGCACCTCTCTGGGAACGTCCTCCTCTACGACGCCCAGGACGGCTGGACCACAGACGGCATGGGTGTCTACGGCTACTCCTACTG GTTGGTGGTGGTCGCTATATTCGTCCACGTAGTCAACATCGGGATCATCTTCATGGGCACCCATGAACCCAAAGTCAAGGAACAGCTGCAAGCGCCCGACGCCAAGGGCGGAATTATGCTATATTGA